The Nocardioides pantholopis genome window below encodes:
- the mshB gene encoding N-acetyl-1-D-myo-inositol-2-amino-2-deoxy-alpha-D-glucopyranoside deacetylase — protein MTAAPPADQSPDQRLLLVHAHPDDESIGNGATMARYVAEGRGVTLVTCTGGEMGEILVPDLEHLGADREDRLGEHRRGELADAMKALGVTDHRYLGGFGRYRDSGMKWHEDGHAVAADDLHENAFWAADLTEAANALVEIIREVRPQVLVTYDEFGGYGHPDHIQAHRVAMYAAQLAAVPSYRLDLGEPWEIAKIYWNAMSESRMREGLRALRDAGDETSFEGMDPDGPLPHFVTPDEQLSAVVDGAEQSEAKMAALAAHATQITTDGPFFALSNNVGQTAWALEFYRIAKGRRGELDENGLETDLFAGL, from the coding sequence ATGACCGCTGCGCCCCCTGCCGATCAGTCTCCCGACCAGCGCCTCCTGCTCGTCCACGCCCACCCCGACGACGAGTCGATCGGCAACGGCGCGACGATGGCCCGCTACGTCGCGGAGGGCCGCGGAGTCACGCTGGTGACCTGCACCGGCGGCGAGATGGGCGAGATCCTCGTCCCCGACCTCGAGCACCTCGGCGCCGACCGGGAGGACCGACTCGGCGAGCACCGGCGCGGCGAGCTCGCCGACGCGATGAAGGCGCTCGGGGTCACCGACCACCGCTACCTCGGCGGCTTCGGTCGCTACCGCGACTCCGGGATGAAGTGGCACGAGGACGGCCATGCGGTCGCCGCCGACGACCTCCACGAGAACGCGTTCTGGGCCGCCGACCTGACCGAGGCCGCCAACGCGCTGGTGGAGATCATCCGCGAGGTGCGTCCGCAGGTGCTGGTCACCTACGACGAGTTCGGCGGCTACGGCCACCCCGACCACATCCAGGCCCACCGCGTCGCGATGTACGCCGCCCAGCTGGCCGCGGTCCCCTCCTACCGCCTCGACCTCGGGGAGCCCTGGGAGATCGCCAAGATCTACTGGAACGCGATGTCCGAGAGCCGGATGCGCGAGGGGCTGCGCGCGCTGCGGGACGCCGGCGACGAGACCAGCTTCGAGGGCATGGACCCCGACGGCCCGCTGCCGCACTTCGTCACCCCCGACGAGCAGCTCTCCGCCGTCGTCGACGGAGCCGAGCAGTCCGAGGCGAAGATGGCGGCGCTGGCCGCCCACGCCACGCAGATCACCACCGACGGCCCCTTCTTCGCGCTGAGCAACAACGTCGGCCAGACCGCGTGGGCGCTGGAGTTCTACCGGATCGCGAAGGGCCGGCGCGGCGAGCTGGACGAGAACGGGCTCGAGACCGACCTGTTCGCCGGCCTGTAG
- a CDS encoding thioesterase family protein, translated as MPATTSSEFDTHTAVRPDGPGRYAAELASGWEVGGGLNGGYLLATIGTAVRAAVPDKPDPLAISAHYVSASVAGPAAIEVDVRREGGTTATVAADLSQDGAPRITALVTCGDLGRLSGPERVTATEPDLPPREQCVPNTLAPPELRAVAPLMDRFEMLFHPDQVGWTVGRPSRNGVLSAWFRLPDREPDPLALLLVVDALPPVTFDLGLPGWAPTLELTAHVRARPAPGWLKVCHRSRVLAGGLFEEDAEVWDSAGRLVAQSRQLALAPRQG; from the coding sequence GTGCCTGCTACGACGTCGTCCGAGTTCGACACCCACACCGCCGTCCGCCCCGACGGCCCGGGACGGTACGCCGCGGAGCTGGCGTCGGGCTGGGAGGTCGGCGGCGGCCTCAACGGCGGCTATCTGCTGGCCACGATCGGGACCGCGGTGCGCGCTGCGGTGCCGGACAAGCCGGACCCGCTCGCGATCAGCGCCCACTACGTCTCGGCCTCCGTCGCGGGGCCGGCGGCCATCGAGGTCGACGTACGCCGCGAGGGCGGCACGACCGCGACGGTCGCGGCCGACCTGAGCCAGGACGGCGCCCCCCGGATCACGGCGCTCGTGACCTGCGGCGACCTCGGCCGGCTCAGCGGCCCCGAGCGGGTGACCGCGACCGAGCCGGACCTGCCGCCGCGCGAGCAGTGCGTGCCCAACACCCTCGCGCCGCCGGAGCTGCGGGCCGTCGCGCCGCTGATGGACCGCTTCGAGATGCTCTTCCACCCCGACCAGGTCGGCTGGACGGTCGGTCGGCCCAGCCGCAACGGCGTGCTCAGCGCCTGGTTCCGGCTGCCCGACCGCGAGCCCGACCCGCTCGCGCTGCTCCTGGTCGTCGACGCGCTGCCGCCGGTGACCTTCGACCTCGGGCTGCCCGGCTGGGCGCCCACCCTCGAGCTGACCGCCCACGTGCGGGCGCGCCCGGCTCCGGGCTGGCTGAAGGTCTGCCACCGCAGCCGGGTGCTGGCGGGCGGGCTGTTCGAGGAGGACGCCGAGGTCTGGGACTCCGCCGGTCGCCTGGTCGCCCAGAGCCGTCAGCTCGCGCTGGCGCCCCGGCAGGGCTGA
- a CDS encoding PAS domain-containing sensor histidine kinase, producing the protein MIDVARRRSPRPARVRQALTRYRTWWWDLGGAAVFVVGGSLLAQWADLAARFDDWSARHEHYRADDLMIVLVLSVLGLGWFSWRRYWQARAEASNLELAERRVVVANERYRSLFDYHPSAVFSLGLDGRFLTLNAAAQELTGRTGDELRALSGFAALLVPESVEPVAEGFLRVLERSAEHVDATIQRSDGSRVELSITGMPMVVDDEVVGVYGIAEDVTARNLMQRELARTRRRAEEASEAKSLFLANMSHEIRTPLTTIMAITELMAEGDAEPGQRRFLDMMTRNGQRLLRLVDDILDFSRIEAGQIRMERTEVDLRALVRDCLDPFRGEADRKGIALRLAFAERLPAVVLGDGERIRQVLANLVGNALKFTDAGAVSVLVEVLEQDDAVTRVVFRVEDTGIGITEDQMANLFDSFSQADASITRKYGGTGLGLAISKQLAELMDGTVDVVSEPGEGSTFSVELPLALVDAPGSQLEREPAALHAG; encoded by the coding sequence ATGATCGACGTCGCCCGCCGGAGAAGTCCGCGCCCGGCCCGGGTCCGGCAGGCCCTGACGCGCTACCGCACGTGGTGGTGGGACCTCGGTGGCGCCGCCGTGTTCGTGGTCGGCGGCTCCCTGCTGGCCCAGTGGGCGGACCTCGCCGCGCGCTTCGACGACTGGTCCGCGCGCCACGAGCACTACCGCGCCGACGACCTGATGATCGTGCTGGTGCTGAGCGTGCTCGGGCTGGGCTGGTTCTCGTGGCGCCGCTACTGGCAGGCCCGCGCCGAGGCCTCCAACCTCGAGCTCGCCGAGCGCCGGGTCGTGGTCGCCAACGAGCGCTACCGGTCGCTGTTCGACTACCACCCCAGCGCTGTCTTCTCCCTCGGGCTGGACGGCCGGTTCCTGACCCTCAACGCCGCTGCACAGGAGCTGACGGGCCGCACGGGCGACGAGCTGCGCGCGCTGTCCGGGTTCGCCGCGCTGCTGGTGCCCGAGAGCGTGGAGCCGGTCGCCGAGGGGTTCCTCCGGGTGCTGGAGCGCAGCGCCGAGCACGTGGACGCGACCATCCAGCGCAGCGACGGGTCCCGGGTCGAGCTGAGCATCACCGGCATGCCGATGGTCGTCGACGACGAGGTGGTCGGCGTCTACGGCATCGCCGAGGACGTGACCGCGCGGAACCTGATGCAGCGCGAGCTGGCGCGGACCCGTCGCCGTGCGGAGGAGGCCAGCGAGGCGAAGTCGCTGTTCCTGGCGAACATGAGCCACGAGATCCGCACGCCGCTGACCACGATCATGGCGATCACCGAGCTGATGGCCGAGGGCGACGCCGAGCCCGGCCAGCGCCGGTTCCTCGACATGATGACGCGCAACGGGCAGCGGCTGCTGCGGCTCGTCGACGACATCCTGGACTTCTCCCGCATCGAGGCCGGCCAGATCCGGATGGAGCGCACCGAGGTCGACCTGCGGGCGCTGGTCCGCGACTGCCTCGACCCGTTCCGGGGCGAGGCCGACCGCAAGGGCATCGCGCTGCGGCTCGCGTTCGCGGAGCGGCTGCCAGCGGTGGTCCTCGGGGACGGGGAGCGGATCCGCCAGGTGCTCGCGAACCTGGTCGGGAACGCCCTGAAGTTCACCGATGCCGGCGCCGTCTCGGTCCTCGTCGAGGTGCTCGAGCAGGACGACGCCGTGACCCGGGTGGTGTTCCGGGTCGAGGACACCGGCATCGGGATCACCGAGGACCAGATGGCGAACCTGTTCGACTCCTTCAGCCAGGCCGATGCGTCGATCACCCGCAAGTACGGCGGGACCGGGCTGGGTCTGGCCATCAGCAAGCAGCTCGCCGAGCTGATGGACGGCACGGTGGACGTCGTCAGCGAGCCGGGGGAGGGCAGCACCTTCTCCGTGGAGCTGCCGCTGGCCCTCGTCGACGCCCCGGGCTCCCAGCTTGAGCGCGAGCCGGCCGCGCTGCACGCCGGCTGA
- a CDS encoding VanW family protein yields the protein MTKTEAPPVREKAGGRVVWFVVLALVLLVGGGWAAAYAFAGDEVPHGTTIAGVDIGGQTPDEARRTLEDELAERVADPITVRVDGGEEQVSPQEAGLSVDYAGSVRAAGGGRGWNPADLWDHYTGGDDLDPVVDVDPGAMAELLDRLTGEVGTPPRDGDLRFEDGKVEIVEPRAGEQVDPAEAEAALVAAYLDPEPVATLELHTTEPDIDDADVQRALDEFANPAMSAPVTLVFGKSPVELAPRQFGPTLRMKAEDGVLVGAVDEKALGALVAGAVGKEDAPVDATVELRGNKPRVVPAKPGVTYDPASITASFLGLVTAPEGERRTEIEASVAEPEFTTEDARALGIKEQVSKFTTYYPPASYRDTNIGRAAELIDGTVLKPGETFSLNDTVGERTAENGFTTGTIISNGIFKEDLGGGVSQMATTLFNAAFFAGLEDVEHKPHSVYIDRYPVGREATVAWGAVDLRFRNDTDHGILIDAKVAKSAGRSQGVVTVRMWSTKVWKITTTTSQRYNYTAPATQVLRTDSCLPNTGYQGFDVDVKRFFTPVGEDRVVRTEKFHTTYIPSDTIVCKPPQAPSPRRGRG from the coding sequence GTGACGAAGACCGAGGCGCCCCCCGTTCGCGAGAAGGCCGGCGGACGCGTCGTCTGGTTCGTGGTGCTCGCCCTGGTGCTGCTGGTGGGTGGCGGCTGGGCCGCGGCGTACGCCTTCGCCGGCGACGAGGTGCCCCACGGAACCACGATCGCGGGTGTCGACATCGGCGGGCAGACCCCCGACGAGGCGCGGCGCACCCTCGAGGACGAGCTCGCCGAGCGGGTCGCCGACCCGATCACCGTCCGCGTCGACGGCGGCGAGGAGCAGGTCTCGCCCCAGGAGGCCGGCCTCAGCGTCGACTACGCCGGCTCGGTCCGGGCCGCCGGTGGCGGCCGGGGCTGGAACCCGGCCGACCTGTGGGACCACTACACCGGCGGCGACGACCTGGACCCGGTGGTCGACGTCGACCCCGGCGCGATGGCCGAGCTGCTGGATCGGCTGACCGGCGAGGTCGGGACGCCGCCGCGTGACGGCGACCTGCGCTTCGAGGACGGCAAGGTCGAGATCGTCGAGCCGCGCGCCGGCGAGCAGGTGGACCCGGCCGAGGCCGAGGCGGCGCTGGTCGCGGCGTACCTCGACCCCGAGCCGGTCGCCACCCTGGAGCTGCACACCACCGAGCCCGACATCGACGACGCGGACGTCCAGCGGGCGCTCGACGAGTTCGCGAACCCGGCGATGTCGGCGCCGGTCACGCTGGTCTTCGGCAAGTCCCCGGTCGAGCTCGCGCCGCGCCAGTTCGGCCCCACCCTCCGGATGAAGGCGGAGGACGGCGTCCTGGTGGGCGCGGTCGACGAGAAGGCCCTCGGCGCGCTGGTCGCTGGTGCGGTCGGCAAGGAGGACGCGCCGGTGGACGCCACCGTGGAGCTGCGCGGCAACAAGCCGCGCGTCGTACCGGCGAAGCCCGGCGTGACCTACGACCCGGCGAGCATCACCGCCAGCTTCCTCGGCCTGGTCACCGCCCCCGAGGGCGAGCGGCGCACGGAGATCGAGGCGAGCGTCGCGGAGCCCGAGTTCACCACCGAGGACGCCCGCGCGCTGGGCATCAAGGAGCAGGTCTCGAAGTTCACGACCTACTACCCGCCCGCGTCCTACCGCGACACCAACATCGGGCGGGCCGCCGAGCTGATCGACGGCACCGTGCTGAAGCCGGGGGAGACCTTCTCGCTCAACGACACGGTCGGCGAGCGGACGGCCGAGAACGGCTTCACCACCGGCACGATCATCAGCAACGGGATCTTCAAGGAGGACCTCGGCGGCGGGGTCTCGCAGATGGCCACGACGCTGTTCAACGCCGCGTTCTTCGCGGGCCTCGAGGACGTCGAGCACAAGCCGCACTCGGTCTACATCGACCGCTACCCGGTCGGCCGGGAGGCCACCGTGGCCTGGGGCGCCGTCGACCTGCGCTTCCGCAACGACACCGACCACGGCATCCTCATCGACGCCAAGGTCGCCAAGAGCGCCGGCCGGTCCCAGGGCGTGGTGACGGTGCGGATGTGGTCGACGAAGGTCTGGAAGATCACCACCACGACCTCGCAGCGCTACAACTACACCGCTCCGGCGACCCAGGTGCTGCGCACCGACAGCTGCCTGCCGAACACCGGCTACCAGGGGTTCGACGTCGACGTGAAGCGGTTCTTCACCCCGGTCGGCGAGGACCGGGTGGTGCGCACCGAGAAGTTCCACACGACCTACATCCCCTCCGACACGATCGTCTGCAAGCCGCCGCAGGCTCCGAGTCCCCGACGCGGCCGAGGCTGA
- a CDS encoding GNAT family N-acetyltransferase → MPDEPEPQHANTGRHGLGPHVVGQRIVVRRLLPGETGPTGGPAMTDLLGTCTSWDATACTVQPEDGAPVTIPLAEIVSGKPVPPRPSVRHRTSARDAEQHVLALFPGIEVAPLGEWLLRSDPAPRGRPRKRANSCLALGDPGAPYDEAIEAVLRFYAERDRPALAQVEADSEIEEALLDRGWQHLPHGEAELRLAALSRVRRSRRARRDRTSGAPDREARLEVSGDLAQAVVRDPDLDDAVVAAGRATLDGDWLGLHELNVASDHRRRGLAGVVLDELLEWGAERGATTVWLHVETDNAPALALYGGLGLERHHTCRYLTAPG, encoded by the coding sequence GTGCCCGACGAGCCGGAACCCCAGCATGCGAACACCGGCCGCCACGGCCTGGGCCCCCACGTCGTCGGCCAGCGGATCGTCGTACGCCGGCTGCTGCCCGGCGAGACCGGCCCCACCGGCGGACCGGCGATGACCGATCTGCTCGGCACCTGCACGTCCTGGGACGCCACCGCGTGCACCGTGCAGCCCGAGGACGGCGCCCCGGTGACCATCCCGCTCGCCGAGATCGTCTCCGGCAAGCCGGTCCCCCCACGACCCTCGGTGCGCCACCGCACCAGCGCCCGCGACGCCGAGCAGCACGTGCTGGCCCTGTTCCCCGGCATCGAGGTCGCCCCGCTGGGCGAGTGGCTGCTGCGCAGCGACCCGGCCCCCCGGGGCCGGCCGCGCAAGCGCGCCAACTCCTGCCTGGCGCTGGGCGACCCCGGCGCGCCGTACGACGAGGCGATCGAGGCCGTGCTGCGGTTCTACGCGGAGCGGGACCGCCCGGCGCTCGCCCAGGTCGAGGCCGACTCCGAGATCGAGGAGGCCCTGCTGGACCGCGGCTGGCAGCACCTCCCGCACGGCGAGGCGGAGCTGCGCCTGGCGGCGCTGTCGCGGGTCCGCCGGTCCCGCCGCGCCCGCCGGGACCGGACGTCCGGCGCGCCCGACCGCGAGGCGCGGCTCGAGGTCTCGGGCGACCTGGCGCAGGCCGTCGTGCGGGACCCCGATCTCGACGACGCCGTCGTGGCCGCCGGGCGAGCCACCCTCGACGGGGACTGGCTGGGCCTGCACGAGCTCAACGTCGCCAGCGACCATCGCCGCCGCGGCCTGGCCGGCGTCGTCCTCGACGAGCTGCTGGAGTGGGGCGCCGAGCGCGGCGCGACGACCGTGTGGCTGCACGTGGAGACCGACAACGCGCCGGCCCTGGCGCTGTACGGGGGCCTGGGCCTGGAGCGGCACCACACCTGCCGCTACCTGACCGCCCCGGGCTGA
- a CDS encoding HAD-IA family hydrolase → MIVTFDLFSALTDSRRGGSAFFADLAARHGWDLTGEQAYDRWDRHNKALQRTARAPETFHEVSLRALTAAYAELGLPVDRAGADLAALEDSVADWPLWPDVAPAVRAVAERHRVGLLSNVDDPLARRTRAHALVDPELVLTSQRLGAYKPDPEIYRAAARAVAPEPLVHVAASGRDVRGALEAGLATVRLVRPGHVLDAAGPRPPLEIEDAADLLAVLEEL, encoded by the coding sequence ATGATCGTCACCTTCGACCTGTTCAGCGCGCTGACCGACAGCCGCCGCGGCGGCTCCGCGTTCTTCGCCGACCTCGCCGCCCGGCACGGGTGGGACCTCACCGGCGAGCAGGCCTACGACCGCTGGGACCGGCACAACAAGGCGCTCCAGCGCACCGCCCGGGCCCCGGAGACCTTCCACGAGGTGTCGCTGCGCGCGCTCACCGCGGCGTACGCCGAGCTCGGGCTACCGGTCGACCGGGCCGGCGCGGACCTGGCCGCCCTCGAGGACTCGGTGGCCGACTGGCCGCTGTGGCCCGACGTCGCCCCGGCGGTGCGGGCCGTGGCGGAGCGGCACCGCGTCGGCCTGCTCTCGAACGTCGATGACCCGCTGGCGCGCCGGACCCGCGCGCACGCGCTCGTGGACCCGGAGCTGGTGCTGACCTCGCAGCGGCTGGGCGCCTACAAGCCGGACCCGGAGATCTACCGCGCGGCGGCCCGGGCGGTCGCGCCGGAGCCGCTCGTGCACGTCGCCGCCTCCGGCCGCGACGTCCGGGGGGCGCTGGAGGCCGGGCTGGCGACGGTGCGGCTGGTGCGGCCCGGACACGTCCTGGACGCAGCAGGTCCGCGGCCGCCGCTCGAGATCGAGGACGCCGCGGACCTGCTGGCGGTGCTGGAGGAGCTCTAG
- a CDS encoding molybdopterin-binding protein, with the protein MSPEPAPAQGTPSPSSTLAHVGSPRCADLVVLRGRAWSAGATISVVELSTDGGETWEETTLTGANETSAGLEWEHPWRPAAAGTYTLLTRARDSAGGIEDPGVTRVEVVAGTVRC; encoded by the coding sequence ATGTCTCCCGAGCCCGCCCCCGCCCAGGGCACCCCGTCCCCCTCCAGCACGCTCGCCCACGTGGGCAGCCCGCGGTGTGCGGACCTGGTGGTGCTCCGCGGCCGGGCCTGGTCGGCCGGCGCGACGATCAGCGTCGTCGAGCTCAGCACCGACGGCGGCGAGACGTGGGAGGAGACCACGCTCACCGGCGCCAACGAGACGTCCGCCGGGCTGGAGTGGGAGCACCCGTGGCGTCCCGCCGCGGCCGGCACCTACACGCTGCTGACCCGGGCCCGGGACAGCGCTGGCGGCATCGAGGACCCCGGCGTCACCCGCGTCGAGGTCGTCGCCGGCACCGTGCGCTGCTGA
- a CDS encoding FAD-binding dehydrogenase, translating into MHPADSSAPASRTGTTHAADIVVVGAGLAGLVAAAEAADAGRSVILLDQEPEQSLGGQAFWSFGGLFLVDSPEQRRMRVRDSRELAWQDWLGSAQFDRDEDRWPRAWAEAYVDFAAGEKRAWLRDHGHRLFPIVGWAERGDGRADGHGNSVPRFHITWGTGPGLVEPFERRVRAHAEAGRIRLAFRHRVDGLVVEDGTAVGVHGAVLEPSDVARGRPSSRTEVGGFEVRASAVVVTSGGIGANHDLVRKAWPARLGEPPRRMISGVPAHVDGRMLQIADDAGANVINPDRMWHYVEGIRNWDPVWENHGIRILPGPSSLWLDATGRRLPAPYFPGFDTLGTLRHLRQTGHDYSWFVLTQRIIEKEFALSGSEQNPDLTGRDLPLLLSRLKKGAPGPVEAFKQHGEDFVVADTLSELVVGMNKVGDPGPDGAELIEESALRTLIEQRDREIDNAYTKDAQITAMRGARNYLGDKLIRVATPHRILDPKAGPLIAVRLHILSRKTLGGLETDLGGRCLRADGTPFPGLYAAGEVSGFGGGGMMGYNALEGTFLGGCLFSGRAAGRAAAQDV; encoded by the coding sequence GTGCATCCCGCAGACAGCTCCGCCCCTGCCAGCCGCACCGGCACCACCCACGCCGCCGACATCGTGGTCGTCGGAGCCGGCCTCGCGGGGCTGGTCGCCGCGGCCGAGGCGGCCGACGCCGGCCGGTCCGTGATCCTGCTCGACCAGGAGCCCGAGCAGTCCCTGGGCGGCCAGGCGTTCTGGAGCTTCGGCGGCCTCTTCCTCGTCGACAGTCCGGAGCAGCGCCGGATGCGGGTCCGCGACTCCCGCGAGCTCGCGTGGCAGGACTGGCTGGGGAGCGCGCAGTTCGACCGGGACGAGGACCGCTGGCCGCGCGCGTGGGCCGAGGCGTACGTCGACTTCGCGGCCGGCGAGAAGCGGGCCTGGCTGCGCGACCACGGCCACCGGCTGTTCCCGATCGTCGGCTGGGCCGAGCGCGGCGACGGCCGCGCCGACGGCCACGGCAACTCGGTGCCGCGCTTCCACATCACCTGGGGGACCGGGCCCGGCCTGGTCGAGCCGTTCGAGCGTCGGGTGCGCGCGCACGCCGAGGCGGGACGGATCCGGCTCGCCTTCCGGCACCGGGTCGACGGCCTGGTCGTCGAGGACGGCACAGCGGTCGGCGTGCACGGTGCGGTGCTCGAGCCCAGCGACGTCGCGCGGGGACGGCCGAGCAGCCGCACCGAGGTCGGCGGCTTCGAGGTCCGCGCCTCGGCCGTCGTGGTCACCAGCGGCGGCATCGGGGCCAACCACGACCTGGTCCGCAAGGCCTGGCCGGCCCGGCTCGGCGAGCCGCCGCGGCGGATGATCAGCGGAGTCCCGGCCCACGTCGACGGCCGGATGCTGCAGATCGCCGACGACGCCGGCGCGAACGTCATCAACCCCGACCGGATGTGGCACTACGTCGAGGGCATCCGCAACTGGGACCCGGTCTGGGAGAACCACGGCATCCGGATCCTGCCGGGGCCCTCCTCGCTGTGGCTGGACGCGACCGGCAGGCGGCTGCCCGCGCCGTACTTCCCCGGCTTCGACACCCTCGGGACCCTGCGCCACCTGCGGCAGACCGGCCACGACTACTCCTGGTTCGTGCTCACCCAGAGGATCATCGAGAAGGAGTTCGCGCTCTCCGGCTCCGAGCAGAACCCGGACCTGACCGGCCGCGACCTCCCGCTCCTGCTGTCCCGGCTCAAGAAGGGCGCTCCCGGACCGGTCGAGGCGTTCAAGCAGCACGGCGAGGACTTCGTCGTCGCGGACACGCTCAGCGAGCTGGTCGTCGGCATGAACAAGGTCGGCGACCCCGGACCCGACGGCGCCGAGCTGATCGAGGAGTCCGCGCTGCGCACGCTGATCGAGCAGCGCGACCGCGAGATCGACAACGCCTACACCAAGGACGCCCAGATCACCGCGATGCGCGGCGCCCGCAACTACCTGGGCGACAAGCTGATCCGGGTCGCCACCCCGCACCGGATCCTGGACCCGAAGGCCGGGCCACTGATCGCCGTGCGCCTGCACATCCTCTCCCGCAAGACCCTCGGCGGGCTCGAGACCGACCTCGGCGGGCGCTGCCTGCGCGCGGACGGCACCCCGTTCCCCGGCCTGTACGCCGCGGGCGAGGTCAGCGGCTTCGGCGGCGGCGGGATGATGGGCTACAACGCGCTCGAGGGCACCTTCCTCGGCGGCTGCCTGTTCTCCGGGCGCGCCGCCGGCCGGGCCGCCGCGCAGGACGTCTGA
- a CDS encoding SLC13 family permease: MSHELISLAVLAVVFLVATIRGVNMGALALVAAYVVGLTVYDLEVDDILAGFPSELFVILVGVTYLFALAKNNGTVDWIVHGAVRAVGGRVALVPWAMFLVCAAVTAIGAVSPAAVAIVAPVAMGFAMRYQIHPVMMGMMVVQGATAGSFSPIGIFGSITNGVVDGNDLPGNQLFLFCSTFLAATLIAVITYLTLGGRQLIARGREDVQVGEMAAEAEAVSRQATHARTPGTPHSAVEATRTVGADDAEDDVTSLNPQRIVTLLGLLALMVGALGFDLDVGFTALTIAVVLTLVFPTSAKGAVEKISWGTVLLIGGIVTYVNLLQNQGVVDWLGDRVAEVGAPLVAALLICLIGAVVSAFASTTGIIGALIPLAVPFLLTDQVNAIALIAALAISSSVVDCSPFSTNGALVVANSEPADREMVFKRLMQWGMTIVVVAPIVVWGLMVVPTA, from the coding sequence GTGTCACACGAACTGATCTCCCTCGCCGTCTTGGCGGTCGTCTTCCTCGTCGCCACGATCCGCGGCGTGAACATGGGTGCGCTCGCGCTCGTCGCGGCGTACGTCGTCGGCCTGACCGTCTACGACCTCGAGGTCGACGACATCCTGGCCGGCTTCCCCAGCGAGCTCTTCGTGATCCTGGTGGGCGTCACCTACCTGTTCGCGCTCGCCAAGAACAACGGCACCGTCGACTGGATCGTGCACGGGGCGGTCCGGGCCGTCGGCGGCCGCGTGGCGCTGGTCCCGTGGGCGATGTTCCTGGTCTGCGCCGCGGTCACCGCGATCGGTGCTGTCAGCCCGGCCGCGGTCGCGATCGTGGCCCCGGTCGCCATGGGCTTCGCCATGCGCTACCAGATCCACCCGGTGATGATGGGCATGATGGTCGTGCAGGGCGCGACCGCCGGCAGCTTCTCCCCCATCGGCATCTTCGGCAGCATCACCAACGGCGTCGTCGACGGCAACGACCTGCCGGGCAACCAGCTCTTCCTGTTCTGCTCCACGTTCCTGGCGGCCACCCTGATCGCGGTGATCACCTACCTCACGCTCGGCGGCCGGCAGCTGATCGCCCGCGGGCGCGAGGACGTCCAGGTCGGCGAGATGGCCGCCGAGGCGGAGGCCGTGAGCCGGCAGGCCACCCACGCGCGCACCCCCGGCACCCCGCACTCCGCGGTCGAGGCCACCCGCACCGTCGGCGCGGACGACGCCGAGGACGACGTCACCAGCCTCAACCCGCAGCGCATCGTCACCCTGCTCGGCCTGCTCGCGCTGATGGTCGGCGCCCTCGGCTTCGACCTCGACGTCGGCTTCACCGCGCTCACGATCGCGGTCGTGCTGACCCTGGTCTTCCCGACGTCCGCCAAGGGCGCTGTCGAGAAGATCAGCTGGGGCACCGTGCTGCTCATCGGCGGCATCGTCACCTACGTCAACCTGCTGCAGAACCAGGGCGTCGTCGACTGGCTCGGCGACCGGGTCGCCGAGGTCGGGGCACCGCTGGTCGCGGCGCTGCTGATCTGCCTGATCGGCGCCGTGGTCTCCGCGTTCGCCTCCACCACCGGGATCATCGGCGCGCTGATCCCGCTCGCCGTGCCGTTCCTGCTCACCGACCAGGTCAACGCGATCGCGCTGATCGCCGCGCTGGCGATCTCCAGCTCGGTCGTCGACTGCAGCCCGTTCTCCACGAACGGCGCCCTGGTCGTCGCGAACTCCGAGCCCGCCGACCGGGAGATGGTCTTCAAGCGGCTCATGCAGTGGGGCATGACGATCGTCGTGGTCGCCCCGATCGTGGTCTGGGGCCTGATGGTCGTGCCGACCGCCTAG
- a CDS encoding (deoxy)nucleoside triphosphate pyrophosphohydrolase, giving the protein MEAATRTVVAAAIMQNGRVLATRRTAPPELAGRWELPGGKVEPGERPDDAVEREIAEELGCGIEVTGWLAGAVPIGSAHVLRVATARLTGVEPAPGEHDALRWLGPDELDPAHPDAVDWLEPDRPFLTELAALLRDRPAGTGLRAILFEEDDARAVLARLRADGYDAELVRERLAGEDDDEDHPWAVLSDAPEPVLELLVDEHDGWLDREHQDPAGGSTRHDPLELPTEPRRLHRP; this is encoded by the coding sequence GTGGAGGCTGCAACAAGGACCGTGGTGGCCGCGGCGATCATGCAGAACGGCCGGGTGCTCGCGACCCGGCGTACGGCGCCCCCGGAGCTCGCCGGGCGCTGGGAGCTCCCCGGCGGCAAGGTCGAGCCGGGGGAGCGGCCCGACGACGCCGTGGAGCGCGAGATCGCCGAGGAGCTCGGCTGCGGCATCGAGGTGACCGGGTGGCTCGCGGGGGCCGTGCCCATCGGCAGCGCCCACGTGCTCCGGGTCGCGACGGCGCGGCTGACCGGTGTCGAGCCCGCGCCGGGCGAGCACGACGCCCTGCGCTGGCTGGGGCCCGACGAGCTCGACCCCGCCCACCCCGACGCGGTCGACTGGCTGGAGCCGGACCGGCCGTTCCTCACCGAGCTCGCCGCGCTGCTGCGGGACCGCCCGGCCGGCACCGGCCTGCGCGCGATCCTGTTCGAGGAGGACGACGCCCGCGCGGTCCTGGCCCGACTGCGCGCCGACGGGTACGACGCCGAGCTGGTCCGGGAGCGGCTGGCCGGGGAGGACGACGACGAGGACCACCCGTGGGCGGTGCTCAGCGACGCCCCCGAGCCGGTGCTCGAGCTGCTGGTCGACGAGCACGACGGCTGGCTGGACCGGGAACACCAGGACCCGGCGGGTGGTTCGACCAGGCACGACCCCCTGGAGCTCCCGACGGAGCCCCGCCGCCTCCACCGTCCCTAG